A single region of the Chionomys nivalis chromosome 5, mChiNiv1.1, whole genome shotgun sequence genome encodes:
- the Cd244 gene encoding natural killer cell receptor 2B4 yields MLREAALLALFLLLRGYQGHGCSDSTEDVAAVSRNPLWLRPSNIQTKNVSIIRWKMKLQNSISKILISYHYNKKPTEISNAHNNTYDFNPSDFALGIKSAKLEDSGCYELEISNDSGGICTNKFWILILDRVENPDLQGEWKTQADGMCQLSLYCSVSKDDNVSFALYRGSKLISTQRNFTYLENQTDTSSLHTYTCNVSNKVSWASDTRNFTQDCQSVPEKFTLLPLVVIIVILVLLFLGAVTCFCVWNKKRKQSQSDPKEFLTIYEDVKNPQVRRNQEGHPGDSESLSVVQENGREQREANGCLFEEQTLEQKPPGDGGTIYSMIQYKPSDSTSHEKCTLYSAIQPSRKSGSKKRNQNCPSSYTVYDEVGSQCLNPRNPARLSRRELENFDVYS; encoded by the exons GCTGCTCAGATTCTACTGAAGATGTGGCCGCTGTCTCAAGAAATCCTCTCTGGCTGCGGCCTTCCAACATACAGACAAAAAATGTTTCCATTATTCGGTGGAAGATGAAACTGCAGAACTCAATTTCTAAGATCCTGATTTCTTATCACTATAACAAAAAACCAACTGAGATTTCTAATGCTCACAATAATACATATGATTTTAACCCCTCCGATTTTGCTCTTGGCATCAAGTCAGCTAAGCTGGAAGACAGTGGTTGTTACGAGCTGGAGATCTCCAATGATTCTGGAGGAATTTGCACTAATAAATTCTGGATACTTATACTTG ATCGTGTTGAGAACCCTGACTTGCAGGGCGAGTGGAAGACCCAGGCTGATGGGATGTGTCAACTGTCTCTGTACTGCTCTGTGTCCAAGGATGACAATGTGAGCTTTGCTTTGTACAGAGGGAGCAAGCTGATCTCAACACAAAGGAACTTTACCTACCTGGAGAACCAGACTGACACCAGCAGCCTGCACACATATACTTGCAATGTTAGCAACAAAGTCAGCTGGGCAAGCGACACACGGAACTTCACCCAGGACTGTCAGAGTGTCCCTGAAA AATTCACACTTCTGCCCCTTGTGGTGATCATCGTTATTCTAGTCCTACTATTTCTCGGTGCCGTCACTTGCTTCTGCGTATGGAATAAGAAGAGGAAGCAGTCAC AGTCTGATCCTAAGGAATTTTTAACAATATATGAAGATGTCAAGAACCCGCAAGTCAGGAGGAATCAAGAAGGACATCCTGGGGACTCAGAATCTCTTTCAGTTGTCCAGGAAAATGGAAGGGAACAAAGAGAAGCGAACGGGTGTCTTTTCGAG GAGCAGACACTGGAGCAGAAACCCCCTGGAGATGGAGGTACTATCTACTCTATGATTCAATACAAG cCTTCTGATTCCACATCACATGAAAAATGTACACTTTATTCAGCAATCCAgccttccaggaag TCTGGATCCAAGAAGAGGAACCAGAACTGTCCCTCAAGTTACACTGTGTATGATGAG GTTGGAAGTCAATGCCTCAACCCCCGCAACCCTGCCAGACTGAGCCGCAGAGAACTAGAGAACTTTGATGTTTATTCCTAG